One genomic region from Cetobacterium sp. 8H encodes:
- the xylB gene encoding xylulokinase, with protein MYLGIDLGTSSVKLLLMDKKGVVKKTVSKDYPITYLNDNWAEQNPEDWWNATLQGIKQILKDENRSCLNGISFSGQMHGLVILDKNDEVIRPAILWCDQRTEEECKELNSLEWLYDVTGNQALTGFTAPKILWIKKNEPNNFKKINKIMLPKDYIAYKLSGIHGIDASDASGTLILNVEKRKWSKEVIEFLNIDEKYLGKVFESYEVIGKIKENISNELEISKEVKIIMGGGDQAVGAVGVGAIEEGIISLALGTSGVIFSPSKRYLRDENCRLHSFCDSTGKYHQMGVILSASGAFKWWVEEVNSSKNYEEFNKMADEIKAGSEGLYFLPYLIGERTPHNDSNAKGSFIGLSLNHGKNHMTRSVMEGVAYALRDSFELLKDMGIDCEKIRVSGGGARSQVWKQIFADVLNKDIITINTAEGPALGAAILASVGSGEYKSVEEACEKIIKEVEVTKPCLENVKIYEKNYNIFKEIYPALKKIYKKI; from the coding sequence ATGTATTTAGGAATAGACTTAGGAACATCATCAGTAAAATTACTTTTAATGGATAAAAAAGGTGTTGTAAAAAAAACAGTTTCAAAGGATTATCCAATAACTTATTTAAATGATAACTGGGCTGAACAAAATCCAGAAGATTGGTGGAATGCAACACTTCAAGGAATAAAACAAATTTTAAAAGATGAGAATAGATCTTGTTTAAATGGAATTTCTTTTTCTGGACAGATGCATGGACTTGTAATTTTAGATAAAAACGATGAAGTAATAAGACCAGCAATTCTGTGGTGTGATCAAAGAACAGAAGAGGAGTGTAAAGAATTAAATAGTTTAGAGTGGTTATATGATGTGACAGGAAATCAAGCTTTAACAGGATTTACAGCTCCTAAAATATTATGGATAAAAAAGAATGAACCAAATAACTTTAAAAAAATAAACAAAATAATGTTACCAAAAGATTATATAGCTTATAAACTTTCAGGAATTCATGGAATTGATGCTTCAGATGCGTCGGGAACTCTTATATTAAATGTAGAAAAAAGAAAATGGTCTAAAGAGGTTATAGAATTTTTAAATATTGATGAAAAATATTTAGGAAAAGTGTTTGAAAGTTATGAGGTTATAGGAAAAATAAAGGAAAATATATCGAATGAGTTAGAGATTTCAAAAGAAGTAAAAATTATTATGGGAGGTGGAGATCAAGCGGTAGGAGCAGTAGGAGTAGGTGCAATTGAAGAGGGAATTATATCATTAGCTTTAGGAACATCAGGAGTTATATTCTCACCAAGTAAGAGATATTTAAGAGATGAAAATTGTAGACTTCATTCTTTTTGTGATTCTACAGGAAAATATCATCAGATGGGTGTAATACTTTCTGCATCAGGAGCCTTTAAGTGGTGGGTTGAAGAGGTTAATAGTTCTAAGAATTATGAGGAATTTAATAAGATGGCAGATGAGATTAAAGCAGGATCAGAAGGATTATATTTCTTACCATATCTTATAGGAGAAAGAACACCACATAATGATTCTAATGCTAAGGGAAGTTTTATAGGTTTATCTTTAAATCATGGAAAAAACCATATGACGCGTAGTGTAATGGAAGGCGTTGCTTACGCTTTAAGAGATTCATTTGAATTATTAAAAGATATGGGAATTGATTGTGAAAAAATTAGAGTAAGTGGTGGTGGAGCAAGAAGCCAAGTTTGGAAACAAATTTTTGCAGACGTTTTAAATAAAGATATTATAACTATAAACACTGCTGAAGGACCTGCGCTAGGAGCAGCTATTTTAGCTTCGGTAGGATCAGGAGAGTATAAATCAGTAGAAGAAGCTTGCGAGAAGATAATAAAAGAGGTTGAGGTTACAAAACCATGTTTAGAAAATGTAAAAATTTATGAAAAAAATTATAATATTTTTAAAGAGATATATCCAGCACTAAAAAAAATATATAAAAAAATATAA
- a CDS encoding 2-aminoethylphosphonate--pyruvate transaminase, whose translation MINNNSTDKPYILLTPGPLTTSSGVRSAMLKDWCTWDNEYNSLVQDMRKRVLNVAEAGDEYTMIPMQGSGTFSVEAVLTSVIGENENVLILSNGAYGDRMKTICNTAKISNSIYKIDQTETYNLDYLEELLKKNESITHLAVVHCETTSGILNPIKEIGLIAKKYNKIFIVDAMSSFGGIHFSIPEYQIDFLISSSNKCIQGVPGFGFIIAKKSELLKCEGKARSHSLDIFDQWKVMENGNGKWRFTSPTHVVRAFYQALLELEAEGGVKVRESRYKENQNTLVKGMDALGFKAIIPLEKQSPIITTFYAPKHPEYNFETFYSKLKEHGFVIYPGKLTKEESFRIGNIGEVYFEDIKTLISSVEKSMFWK comes from the coding sequence ATGATTAACAATAATTCAACTGATAAACCATATATTCTTTTAACACCTGGTCCACTTACAACTTCTTCAGGAGTTAGATCTGCAATGCTTAAAGACTGGTGTACTTGGGATAATGAATATAACTCTTTAGTTCAAGATATGAGAAAAAGAGTTCTAAATGTTGCTGAAGCTGGGGATGAATATACAATGATTCCGATGCAAGGCAGCGGTACTTTTTCTGTTGAAGCAGTTTTAACTTCTGTTATAGGAGAAAACGAAAATGTTTTAATTCTTTCTAATGGAGCTTATGGAGATAGAATGAAAACTATTTGTAACACTGCTAAAATATCAAATTCAATCTATAAAATTGACCAAACAGAAACATATAATCTAGATTACCTTGAAGAACTTTTAAAAAAGAATGAATCTATAACTCATTTAGCTGTTGTTCATTGTGAAACTACATCAGGAATTTTAAATCCAATTAAAGAGATTGGATTAATAGCCAAAAAATACAATAAAATTTTTATTGTTGATGCTATGTCTAGCTTTGGAGGAATACACTTTAGTATTCCTGAATATCAAATCGACTTTTTGATTAGTTCATCTAATAAGTGTATCCAAGGAGTTCCAGGTTTTGGTTTTATAATTGCTAAAAAATCTGAACTTTTAAAATGTGAAGGAAAAGCACGTTCTCATTCTTTAGATATATTTGATCAATGGAAAGTTATGGAAAATGGAAATGGGAAATGGCGATTCACTTCTCCTACCCATGTTGTAAGAGCCTTTTACCAAGCTCTTTTAGAGTTAGAAGCTGAAGGAGGAGTTAAAGTTAGAGAATCTAGATATAAAGAAAACCAAAATACTCTTGTTAAAGGAATGGACGCTCTTGGTTTTAAAGCTATAATACCTTTAGAAAAACAGTCGCCTATTATAACTACATTCTATGCTCCTAAGCATCCTGAGTATAATTTTGAAACTTTTTATTCAAAACTTAAAGAACATGGATTTGTTATTTATCCTGGGAAATTAACAAAAGAAGAAAGTTTTAGAATTGGTAATATTGGAGAAGTTTATTTTGAAGATATCAAAACTTTAATTAGCTCTGTAGAAAAATCTATGTTTTGGAAATAA
- a CDS encoding sugar ABC transporter substrate-binding protein, with protein sequence MKKLILLSLILGNIAFGAANKKIALMMSNRSNEFFGVLEQSFVEEAKKLGYTVDVYDAANDATKQPSQVEDAIVKKSAAIVINPLNKDATEGVLNDATSRDIPVVTVDTTVEGVDLLAKIATDNEDGGKFAAEWIVKKSNINPEELTGLIHMRGIDGHTAHIARYKGFKDYLESAEAGEKWNALVEDNKKYIELTGNFAQDVAQNVLESKLSALDPKGKYIVYNENDVMAIGTIGAIQNDSRFNLENFTIIGFDGSSEGKKLVDEKKMAITVVQDFKFIGKQAAIVVDKYLKDNQSPENSEMPIEVIMYPENQNPRN encoded by the coding sequence ATGAAAAAATTAATTTTGTTATCTTTGATTTTGGGGAATATTGCTTTTGGAGCTGCAAACAAAAAAATAGCTCTTATGATGTCAAACAGATCAAATGAGTTTTTCGGAGTTTTAGAGCAATCATTTGTTGAGGAAGCAAAAAAATTAGGATATACAGTTGATGTATATGATGCAGCAAACGATGCAACAAAGCAACCAAGCCAAGTTGAAGATGCAATAGTAAAAAAATCGGCAGCTATCGTAATAAATCCATTAAACAAGGATGCTACTGAAGGTGTTTTGAATGATGCAACATCAAGAGATATTCCAGTAGTTACGGTTGATACGACTGTAGAAGGGGTAGATCTACTAGCAAAAATAGCAACAGATAACGAAGATGGTGGAAAATTTGCTGCTGAATGGATCGTAAAAAAATCAAATATTAATCCAGAAGAATTAACAGGTCTTATTCATATGAGAGGAATAGATGGGCACACTGCTCATATAGCTAGATACAAAGGTTTCAAAGATTACTTAGAGTCAGCAGAAGCAGGAGAGAAATGGAATGCATTAGTTGAAGATAATAAAAAGTATATTGAATTAACAGGAAATTTTGCTCAAGATGTGGCTCAAAACGTACTTGAATCTAAATTAAGTGCTTTAGATCCTAAAGGGAAATACATTGTTTATAATGAAAATGATGTTATGGCAATAGGAACAATAGGAGCAATTCAAAATGATTCTAGATTTAACTTAGAAAACTTCACAATCATTGGTTTTGATGGATCTTCTGAAGGTAAAAAGTTAGTTGATGAAAAGAAAATGGCAATAACTGTTGTTCAAGATTTTAAATTTATAGGAAAACAAGCTGCAATAGTTGTAGATAAATATTTAAAAGATAATCAATCACCTGAAAATTCTGAGATGCCAATAGAAGTTATAATGTATCCAGAGAATCAAAATCCAAGAAACTAA
- a CDS encoding cupredoxin domain-containing protein has translation MKSSKIIGLCFLLSSLLFGKEIKIEAYNWGYEPKEIVLKKDEPVKLTLVSREGEHGLGSKDLKFDLQATPEKPESVEITPTKAGEFTGKCTVPCGKGHKKMNVKIIVK, from the coding sequence ATGAAAAGTAGTAAAATTATTGGATTATGTTTTCTTCTATCAAGTTTACTTTTTGGAAAAGAGATTAAGATTGAAGCTTATAATTGGGGCTATGAACCCAAAGAGATTGTCTTGAAAAAAGATGAACCAGTAAAACTAACTTTAGTTAGTAGAGAGGGCGAACATGGGTTAGGATCAAAAGATTTAAAGTTTGACTTGCAAGCAACTCCAGAAAAGCCAGAATCAGTTGAAATAACACCAACAAAAGCAGGAGAATTCACAGGGAAATGTACAGTTCCATGTGGAAAAGGGCATAAAAAAATGAATGTAAAAATAATAGTAAAATAA
- a CDS encoding ABC transporter permease — protein METKMNKKKEFNVGKMYEKYGLVLILMLISGFFGAINGNFFSLYNIQNIFKQSSINGLIAFGMTFVILIGCIDLSVGSILAFVGYIAGILLVNYQLPIVVVLPVALLLGMILGVINGVLVSKVKLQPFIATLVTMTIYRGVTLILSNGLPIRNINKASEVMKFINRGEIVNLPISMIIYLVVFVILWFILDKTLFGKYLYATGGNEEAARLSAVPVTKIKLSAYAISGFLSALAAILYISRYNSIYPNAGQGAELDAIAAVVIGGTSMSGGKGKIVGTLIGALIIGILNNGLNLLGVSSFYQEVIKGIVILIAVVADRKKSN, from the coding sequence ATGGAAACAAAAATGAACAAAAAGAAAGAGTTTAACGTAGGAAAGATGTATGAAAAATATGGATTAGTATTAATTCTAATGCTAATATCAGGATTTTTCGGAGCAATTAATGGGAATTTTTTCTCACTATATAATATTCAAAATATATTTAAGCAGTCTTCAATAAATGGACTTATAGCTTTTGGAATGACATTTGTTATCTTGATAGGGTGTATAGACTTAAGTGTGGGTTCAATACTAGCTTTTGTAGGTTATATTGCAGGAATTTTACTAGTTAATTATCAGTTGCCAATAGTAGTGGTTTTACCAGTAGCACTATTATTAGGAATGATATTGGGAGTTATAAATGGAGTTTTAGTTTCAAAAGTTAAATTACAGCCGTTTATAGCGACACTTGTAACAATGACTATATACAGAGGAGTTACATTAATTTTATCAAATGGACTTCCTATAAGAAATATAAACAAAGCTTCAGAAGTTATGAAGTTTATAAATAGAGGAGAGATAGTAAATTTACCAATCTCAATGATTATATACTTAGTTGTATTTGTAATATTATGGTTTATTTTAGATAAAACATTATTTGGAAAATATCTATATGCTACAGGTGGAAATGAAGAAGCAGCAAGACTTTCAGCAGTTCCAGTAACAAAAATAAAGTTATCAGCATATGCAATAAGTGGTTTTTTATCAGCATTAGCAGCGATTTTATATATTTCGAGATATAACTCAATCTATCCAAATGCAGGACAAGGAGCAGAATTAGATGCTATAGCTGCAGTTGTAATAGGTGGAACATCTATGTCAGGTGGAAAAGGTAAAATAGTAGGAACTTTAATAGGAGCACTAATAATAGGAATATTAAACAATGGTCTTAATCTATTAGGAGTATCATCTTTTTATCAAGAAGTTATAAAAGGAATTGTAATTCTTATAGCTGTTGTAGCTGACAGAAAAAAATCAAACTAA
- a CDS encoding murein L,D-transpeptidase catalytic domain family protein yields the protein MKKKYLLLTLILGSLSVSSFGFTFKEPTKIEKVKIESNKENKTKELYKELGLESKLDYNVFEKAYKGYEKISGKKKELLTIVDYAKPSTQERFFVVDLSKKKVLISSHVAHGRNSGGNIATSFSNKMSSYKSSLGFYLTENTYMGGNGYSLVLDGLEKGINDKAKERYIVIHGADYANPKIAKSQGRLGRSLGCPALPRNIYKEAINLIKGGSVVFVNGNDPSYLDKSQYV from the coding sequence TTGAAAAAGAAATATTTATTATTAACTCTAATTTTAGGATCATTGTCAGTATCATCATTTGGATTTACATTTAAAGAACCAACAAAAATAGAGAAAGTAAAAATTGAAAGCAACAAAGAAAATAAAACAAAAGAACTATATAAAGAATTAGGATTAGAAAGCAAGTTAGACTACAATGTCTTTGAAAAAGCTTATAAAGGATACGAAAAAATTTCTGGTAAAAAGAAAGAGTTATTGACGATAGTCGATTATGCAAAGCCATCTACACAGGAAAGATTTTTTGTAGTAGATCTGAGTAAGAAAAAAGTATTGATTTCATCTCACGTAGCTCATGGAAGAAATAGTGGTGGAAATATAGCAACCTCTTTTTCGAATAAGATGAGTTCATATAAAAGTTCTTTGGGATTTTATCTTACAGAGAACACATACATGGGCGGAAATGGATACTCTTTAGTTTTAGATGGTTTAGAAAAAGGAATTAATGATAAGGCTAAAGAAAGATATATTGTTATTCATGGAGCGGATTATGCGAATCCTAAGATAGCAAAATCACAAGGTAGATTAGGAAGAAGTTTAGGTTGTCCAGCACTACCTAGAAATATTTATAAAGAAGCGATAAACTTAATTAAAGGTGGATCGGTTGTTTTTGTTAATGGAAATGACCCTAGCTACTTAGATAAGAGCCAATATGTATAA
- a CDS encoding mechanosensitive ion channel family protein encodes MEAEYKTFLSQILYTYTNEEFLLNLTNRLIIFFFRFSFALIFFFIGRKILRNFLQKYYQTQYFKSIDSSFKTFLSSIIDTGTIIILLIASLLIIGFNHTSLIAFLGSVGIGVGLALKDNLANFVGGLIILIFKTYSVDDEVEINTSYGIVSSIDVFSTTIMTFSGDLVTIPNGNVVTSQIINYSKTPTRRMKIIVSISYDSDIDLAFKVLNDMIKKNKNILNNPAPFLNIDKYNNSSIDIAIKVWTKNIVYWDTYFELMKEVKTTLDSVNITIPYPQMDIHIKEKEM; translated from the coding sequence ATGGAAGCAGAGTACAAAACTTTTTTATCTCAAATTTTATACACATATACAAACGAAGAATTTTTGCTGAATCTAACTAATCGATTAATTATTTTTTTCTTTAGATTTTCTTTCGCCTTAATTTTTTTCTTTATTGGTCGAAAAATTTTAAGAAATTTTTTACAGAAATATTATCAAACTCAATATTTTAAATCTATTGATTCTTCTTTTAAGACTTTTTTGTCTTCAATTATTGATACAGGAACTATCATTATTCTTCTTATAGCTTCTTTGCTTATAATTGGCTTTAATCATACTTCTCTGATAGCATTTTTAGGAAGTGTTGGAATTGGTGTTGGATTAGCTTTAAAAGATAATTTAGCCAATTTTGTAGGTGGGCTTATCATTCTTATTTTTAAGACTTATTCTGTGGATGATGAGGTTGAAATAAATACTTCTTATGGAATAGTATCTTCTATTGATGTTTTTTCTACTACAATCATGACTTTCAGTGGTGATCTTGTAACTATTCCTAATGGAAATGTTGTTACCTCTCAAATTATAAACTATTCTAAAACTCCAACAAGAAGAATGAAAATTATTGTTTCAATATCATATGACTCTGATATTGATTTAGCTTTTAAAGTTTTGAATGATATGATTAAAAAAAACAAAAATATACTCAATAATCCAGCTCCATTTTTAAATATTGATAAATATAATAATAGTTCTATTGATATAGCTATCAAAGTTTGGACTAAAAATATTGTATATTGGGACACATACTTTGAACTCATGAAAGAAGTCAAAACAACTTTAGATTCCGTTAATATAACCATTCCATACCCACAGATGGATATCCATATAAAAGAAAAAGAGATGTAA
- a CDS encoding L,D-transpeptidase — MEIRKLFIGIVSIMFFTTLSAAIIEKDLTYNKYTLPDRYKYGKTEREFQWDKISILLDELEEFETQNIRFGTLKNYKNVNGLPPVARQIGMEKYSDGSRPTVKDKFGNRRSQGIPLYIEGMMDRPERYAPDGSLISIVSIGPEYVKLRVEAFDGEWLVPIRYVKEIGAKSFSRVVVIDRKNQNIATLEDVGSVWKIRSMNPASTGLDRPPYQLPTPLGIFVVQSKLNKMDYLKDGSRTEIEGYAPYATRFSGGGYIHGVPVNLPRTQMIEYSPTLGTVPRSHMCVRNATSHAKYVYGWAQVGKGLVFVIE; from the coding sequence ATGGAAATAAGAAAATTATTTATAGGAATTGTATCAATAATGTTCTTTACAACACTTAGTGCTGCAATAATAGAAAAAGATCTTACCTATAATAAATATACATTGCCTGATAGGTATAAGTATGGGAAAACAGAACGTGAATTTCAGTGGGATAAAATATCAATTTTATTGGATGAGCTAGAAGAATTTGAAACACAAAATATAAGATTTGGAACTTTAAAGAATTATAAGAATGTTAATGGATTGCCTCCAGTTGCAAGACAGATAGGAATGGAAAAATATAGTGATGGTTCAAGACCAACAGTAAAAGATAAGTTTGGAAACAGAAGAAGTCAAGGTATTCCATTATATATTGAAGGTATGATGGATAGACCTGAAAGGTATGCACCTGATGGATCTTTAATATCTATAGTTTCAATAGGACCAGAATATGTTAAATTAAGAGTTGAAGCGTTTGATGGAGAGTGGTTAGTTCCGATTAGATATGTTAAAGAAATTGGAGCAAAAAGTTTTTCTAGGGTTGTAGTTATTGACAGAAAAAATCAAAATATAGCGACTTTAGAGGATGTTGGAAGCGTATGGAAAATTAGAAGTATGAATCCTGCATCTACAGGACTTGATAGACCACCATATCAATTACCAACACCATTAGGAATTTTTGTTGTTCAAAGTAAGCTTAACAAGATGGACTATCTAAAAGATGGAAGCAGGACAGAGATAGAGGGGTATGCACCTTATGCTACTAGATTTTCTGGTGGAGGATATATTCATGGAGTTCCGGTAAATCTTCCAAGAACACAGATGATTGAGTATTCACCAACATTAGGGACAGTTCCTAGATCGCATATGTGTGTTAGAAACGCTACATCTCATGCTAAATATGTATATGGATGGGCACAAGTTGGGAAAGGTTTAGTTTTTGTAATAGAATAA
- a CDS encoding sugar ABC transporter ATP-binding protein: MKVEMRGIKKAFGNVKVLKDVRLEILDGEIHALMGENGAGKSTLIKVLTGVYTKDSGEILIDDKSVDIKDIKDSEKYRIAYVHQELNVVNEMSIYDNMFLGKEIRKFGILDKNSMRAICSEKLKDLGIEHLSPDTLMKDLSVGYQQMVEIAKALLIDAKLIILDEPTAALTEKEIENLFKIVFKLKGTGVSFLYVSHRMEEIFNICDRISILRDGSYIGTEIIKTVDQEKIVEMMTGKNIENLYSKEKVEVGEKIIEVIGLKKAGEFENINFEVKAGEVLGFAGLMGSGRSEIMHGIFGSTGIDSGDIYIENKKVQIKTPIDAKNLGIGFVTEDRKEEGLILNFSVKDNIPVPSLKNMKKGLLIDEKKIESITQKYIEKLKIKVFNGDQLVKSLSGGNQQKIVFAKWLEIAPKILILDEPTRGVDIGAKKEIYEVINELKKQGTAIILVSSELSEVIGISDRVAVMHNKTIAKIFEGDNIEQEKVLKVAFLGEEEN, encoded by the coding sequence GTGAAAGTTGAAATGAGAGGTATTAAAAAAGCTTTTGGGAATGTTAAAGTTTTAAAAGATGTAAGGTTAGAAATACTAGATGGAGAGATACATGCTCTTATGGGAGAGAATGGGGCTGGAAAGTCAACTTTAATAAAAGTTCTAACAGGAGTTTACACAAAAGATTCTGGTGAGATATTAATAGATGATAAAAGTGTAGATATAAAGGATATCAAAGATAGTGAAAAATATAGGATAGCATACGTTCATCAAGAATTGAATGTTGTGAATGAAATGTCTATTTATGATAACATGTTTTTGGGTAAAGAGATTAGAAAATTTGGAATCTTAGATAAAAATAGTATGAGAGCGATTTGTAGTGAAAAATTAAAAGACTTAGGGATAGAACATCTATCTCCAGATACTCTTATGAAAGATTTAAGTGTAGGATATCAACAGATGGTAGAGATTGCAAAAGCTTTATTGATTGATGCAAAACTAATCATTTTAGATGAACCAACAGCTGCTCTTACTGAAAAAGAGATAGAAAATTTATTTAAGATAGTTTTTAAATTAAAAGGGACAGGAGTAAGTTTCCTTTATGTATCTCATAGAATGGAAGAAATTTTTAATATTTGTGATAGAATAAGTATTTTAAGAGATGGAAGTTATATAGGAACAGAGATTATAAAAACTGTAGATCAAGAAAAGATCGTTGAAATGATGACAGGAAAAAATATTGAGAATCTTTACTCTAAAGAGAAAGTAGAAGTAGGAGAAAAGATCATAGAGGTAATAGGTCTAAAAAAAGCTGGAGAGTTTGAAAATATAAATTTCGAAGTTAAAGCAGGTGAAGTTCTTGGATTTGCAGGACTTATGGGATCTGGAAGATCTGAGATTATGCATGGAATATTTGGAAGTACTGGAATAGATTCTGGAGATATATATATAGAAAACAAAAAAGTTCAAATAAAGACTCCAATAGATGCTAAAAACCTAGGCATAGGATTTGTTACTGAAGATAGAAAAGAAGAAGGATTAATATTAAACTTTAGTGTAAAAGATAATATACCTGTTCCTTCGTTAAAAAATATGAAAAAAGGTTTGTTAATAGATGAAAAGAAAATCGAATCTATTACTCAAAAATATATAGAGAAATTAAAAATAAAAGTTTTTAATGGAGATCAACTAGTTAAAAGCTTAAGTGGTGGAAATCAGCAAAAGATTGTTTTTGCTAAATGGTTGGAGATTGCTCCAAAAATTTTAATTCTAGATGAACCTACAAGAGGGGTTGATATAGGAGCCAAAAAAGAGATTTATGAAGTGATAAATGAGCTTAAAAAACAAGGGACAGCAATAATACTAGTTTCGAGTGAGTTATCAGAAGTAATAGGAATATCAGATAGAGTAGCAGTTATGCATAATAAGACTATAGCTAAAATATTTGAAGGAGATAATATAGAACAAGAAAAGGTACTAAAAGTAGCTTTTTTAGGGGAGGAAGAAAATTAA
- a CDS encoding dicarboxylate/amino acid:cation symporter: MKKISLTKRIFIALLSGVTMGVIFLFLRENLMSNGKHELWNTINSILFQDITRIEGSKAVGLFYIIGQLFINSLQLVIIPMVFTSIIIAVTNIQDAKRLKRISYKTFLGFGMSSVLALIYASIIGMVAYRAKLFTVTINQISTVTTSTSSNPLNILLKAIPQNILAGLSNNGNVLVAVFLGISIGIVLNKMNDKDSVLKKGILEVNKISQIFLTFIIDKFAPIAIFSLLMRTFAIYGISYLQIASIYFILTAISLIVFLVLGYSFIVWVSTGLNPIPFMKKISNVAMFAFSTSSSAASLPINTKTTTEKLGVDEVTASFVLPMGMTVNMNGTAIMQVIATMFIAGVAGYEITVFNLITISVLALLASVGTPAAPGSGAIILFTILNGMGYSNEIAVSAYAIILGINRPLEMLLTSLNVVGDSAVSIYVAKSEGKLDLEKYNTLDSKESIAQI; this comes from the coding sequence ATGAAAAAAATCAGTTTAACAAAAAGAATATTTATAGCTCTACTATCTGGAGTAACTATGGGTGTAATATTTTTATTCTTGAGAGAAAATTTAATGTCAAATGGAAAGCATGAACTTTGGAATACAATAAATTCGATTTTATTTCAAGATATTACAAGAATTGAGGGAAGTAAAGCAGTAGGATTATTTTATATAATTGGACAACTTTTTATAAACTCTTTACAACTTGTAATTATTCCGATGGTGTTCACATCAATTATAATAGCTGTTACAAATATACAAGATGCTAAAAGATTAAAAAGAATCTCTTATAAAACTTTTTTAGGATTTGGAATGAGTTCAGTACTAGCTCTGATTTATGCTTCTATTATAGGAATGGTAGCTTATAGAGCAAAATTATTTACGGTTACAATAAATCAAATATCAACTGTAACAACATCAACATCATCAAATCCACTAAATATACTTTTAAAAGCAATTCCACAAAATATATTAGCGGGGTTATCAAATAATGGGAATGTACTAGTAGCAGTTTTCTTAGGTATAAGTATAGGAATTGTATTAAATAAAATGAATGATAAGGATTCTGTTTTAAAAAAGGGAATTTTAGAAGTAAATAAAATTTCACAAATATTTTTAACATTTATAATTGATAAATTTGCCCCTATTGCAATATTCTCACTACTTATGAGAACATTTGCTATATATGGAATAAGTTATTTACAAATAGCAAGTATCTACTTTATTTTAACGGCAATTTCTCTTATAGTATTCTTAGTTTTAGGATATTCTTTCATAGTTTGGGTTTCAACGGGATTAAATCCTATTCCGTTTATGAAAAAAATATCGAATGTTGCAATGTTTGCTTTTTCAACATCGTCATCAGCTGCATCGTTACCAATAAATACAAAAACAACTACAGAAAAACTTGGAGTGGATGAAGTTACAGCATCGTTTGTTCTACCAATGGGAATGACAGTAAATATGAATGGAACAGCAATTATGCAAGTAATTGCAACAATGTTTATAGCAGGAGTAGCAGGGTATGAAATAACAGTCTTCAATTTAATAACGATTTCAGTACTAGCTTTACTAGCATCTGTAGGAACTCCAGCAGCACCAGGAAGTGGAGCAATAATATTATTTACAATATTAAATGGAATGGGATACAGTAATGAGATAGCAGTTTCTGCATATGCTATAATTTTAGGAATAAACAGACCTTTAGAGATGTTATTAACTTCTTTAAATGTTGTTGGTGATAGTGCTGTATCAATATATGTAGCAAAAAGTGAAGGTAAACTAGATTTAGAAAAGTATAATACATTAGATAGTAAAGAATCAATAGCACAAATATAA